The Salvelinus namaycush isolate Seneca chromosome 31, SaNama_1.0, whole genome shotgun sequence genomic interval aggaatttgatgtatataatttacttttactttgtacttttactcaagtatgacaatgtagtacttttttcaccactgtacttaagtacatttaaaatctGATACtgttagacttttactcaagtagtattttactgggttactttcactcgagtcattttatattaaggtatctttacttttactcaagtatgagtaAAATAGTATATTTCCGTTAGGGGACGCTTCCtctgaagtgcgcgtgtgcacaAACTCAATTCAACCTTCCATGCCGTCTTAATatcgctttttttttttttgcaactttGGCAAAGCTTCAAGTCTATAAAACTTATGGCGCTGTTCGTGACATTCTAGTTTTGgggaaataaaaatgtattgacaTCAgttgtttcatcgatgagaaactGTGCCGAATGTCGGCCCAGTTTCACCCTCTCGCACTACATGCGACTGAACGTGTTACACCTTCTATTTGTGACGCGCTGTCAGCTGACTGCAGTAAATTCACCAACCTTCGCTGCAAACATAGACCAGCAGCTGGAGGAATCACATATTCTTGTCCGTCTATATCTCTCCGAACTAAACAATGGCAAGCCAGTCCCAGGGTATCCAGCAGCTTTTGCAAGCTGAAAAAAGAGCTGCAGAAAAAGTAGCAGAAGCCCGCAAACGTAAGTTAAAATCTGCTGTCATTCAACGGCGTATATCAactaagctagctaacgttagcttgattTGCTAACATTTTTTTCTGGAAGGTAACTAGTTAGGCATAAGTAACATTTTAATTATAAACAGCTACTATAATAAAACCCAGATTTGACAGCCAACAGATATATTTATTCCTAACTGCAAAGTGTGAAGATGGCAAGGCCTTCAATCCAAGatgactaacgttagctacctagccAGCAGATCCGACCCGCTGCGCTATTAGGTTCGGACAAACTTCCTGTATAGATTTAATGGCGTTTAAGACAACCGTGAACTCGTCATTAATCtttaggtcggaaagtcggagctttagaaagaggcccgagttccttacttggaattccgagttaagtgaccgtttaaaaaaaaaaagttgcctCTGTCTTAAAGGGAAAATTGATATCTAAATGTATCCTTTACCCTTCAGTCTACTCCAACGGTTGGTTTCCCAGACCCCGATTAGGCCTACCTCTGGACTAAACACTTAAATGGATATTCTCCACTGAACATGGTTTTTAGCCCCAGACTAGGCCTAAACTTAAAATCTATGCCTTGACAGTAGGCTTCTTTCCTCACAATTCTTTCACTAAGTCTCATTTCCCTATGAAACAATAGTATTTCACTTCCTATTTTGTCAGGAAGCACACAACAAACTGCGTAGTTAGGAAAACTTGAACAGGGAATTTAATCAATGTTTATTTCACTTACTAGGCTTAAGTGCAGATTTTTCTTCTGTTTGATCAGGTAAGAACCGTCGGCTGAAGCAGGCCAAGGAGGAAGCCCAGGCCGAGATTGAGCAGTACCGTATGCAGAGGGAGAAGGATTTTAAGACCAAGGAGGCTGCGGTGAGACATTGGGGGGACAATTTTAATTTGCAAATGGGAAACATGAGTCATGTTTTCCTAATCATAAGGCACTGTAGTTGGTAGCTAAATTGTTAAGACCTTAACACTGGCCATATAATAACTTATTTAATACTTACTGTATGTTTGAAGTGGTTTGTCTTGTAAGGTGGCCTATATCGGTGTTCCATTTCTCCATTAGGCTCTTGGATCCCATGGTAACTCTGCTGTAGAGGTGGACAAAGAGACTGTGGGCAAGATGGGTAGCATCCAGACCAGCTACCAGCAGAACCGGGAAGGGGTGCTGGGCAACCTGCTTAAGATGGTGTGTGACATCAAGCCAGAGATCCATGTCAATTACCGTTTTGCTGGTTAAACCCCCTCATCACAACCCCTTATTAAACTAAGGAAACACTGAGACACTCTCATTGCACTGCCATCAGTTGACACATGCTTCATTGACACATCTACTACACCCATGCATGGCACAAACCTCTTTGCCTGCCTGCTCACAACTTTCATTTTATACCCACAAGTTTATTTTCTCTATAAATATAATCAACAGATGTGTATATGATTCAAATAGGTATACATTTGTCCAGTCAAATATAAAGCATGTTCACTCTGTTGGTTAGTCAAAGCAGGCAGAGGTTCTTTTGGTCCTATGCAGTGTCTCTGTTTCCCATCTTCATCGCTTGTAGTATCAAGGTTTTTATATaaaggttagtgtgtgtgtcttgctATGCAATGTTTATTAATATGGACATATTGTTCTTGTTTTCTTTGTGGAGACCAAAATACAGTGCTTATTTCACTTAATGGACTGTTAGGCCTGGGGAAAAAAGATTGCTGTTTTGTTTGAAAGTTTTCCTGCTGTCCCAATTTGATTCTTCATCTCTATGAATATATTATCCTGTATAGTAGACATTCTTCTGTTCACAAATATTGTGACTTTATTAAACTAAGTGTTCTTGTGGTTTATTCTTGAATGACTGAAGTGACCATATCCTGTTTTCCTAATTGATTTCCTAAATTCTACAGCTAATGTAGAGTATGCTAGAGGTTGTGAGATTCTTCACCCCAAGTGCCCTGTGGTATGTTGTCCAGCTAGACTGTTGGAACCAGCCTGATTGCTCTGTTCACTGAAATAGAATGGGGAATGCAGCAATAAGGCTGGTTCCACCAGACCAGACTTGTCCAGCAGCCCAATAcaggaacactggaacagaccaaAGAAAGCAGAACAACTGCAGCCATGTCTGTGACTTCTGAATAAGACATCATACATTGTTGACATTTACAATTTTGATATAGTTGCCCCTGCTGAGTTTACATGCCTTTTGTGCTCAATAAAGTACCACTTTTATCCTCCAGAGGACACTACAACATCCCAATATGTACATGTAATCTCAGAATTGATTTAGGTAAAGAATGCTTGTTTCCTCAAACAATAGCTTTAGTACTTCAAATTATTCTCAGTTtgatcattttttatttaactaggcaagtctgttaagaacaaattcttattaacaatgacagcctacccagcCAAAACCTAACccagaagacgctgggccaattgtgcgctgccctatgggactcccaatcacggctggttgtgatacagcctggaatcgaaccagggtctgtagtgacgcctctagcacttagACTGGGAGCCCCAACATTGATTTGTAATTTACAGTATGCTTTAGATCATTAACATGTAATGTGGCTACAGGTAGAGTTCACCTCGAAAATACACACATTGAGAATATCTGTAAATGAAAACGTACATTTGGTTGTTTTTTGATGATAACATGAAATGTCAAATGCACATGTTATACATGTCGACATCGCGTTATCGTTCGGGCTGACATGTGGCGGGGTTtctactagttaccacagccacaaaatcGTGAAAACAAAATATCACTTTGGCCTTAATTTAAGGTCAGGTTTAAAATcatattttaagaagataaattgtagaaataggcggggtttatgactttgtggctgtggtaactagtgacggcGGAAATGCCTGCCCTGAACGGTCGTCTGATAGGCTACCATACGAAAACATGCGTGCTACGTCATACATTTTCCTGCTTTGTCAAAAGTCATCTGGCTGTGGTTGTTATACTTAAGTGTGACGTGTGCTGTCGGCGTTTTGCCAGTAGAGTAAACGGGAATCTGGACGTTCATTTGAAAGCTCATAGTTAATCATTCGGTTGTGAGTTATTGAGGCCAAAGAAAATCACGCTGGAACCGAGTTCACTATATGTTGTGAGGTAAGCGCGTGCATGCCCAGACTAtcctctctatcattctctcgCTTGTGTTTGACCTCTGTAGCAAGCTAGCTACGAGGCAAGCTAGTAGTCTAGCAAGTACTGGAGTTAACTTGATAGTTAGCTAAATATTTTGGTGTGTCATGCAACTTCAGCCATCTCACAATTTAAACCAAATGTTCGAAATATCTATCCTGGTGATTGACACCCCATTTTATCGAATGTATGATTTTCATGAAGTCAGTTATGGTTGAGAAACACTTGGATTTTGTATTCGCTAGTTGCAGTACACAAAACGCTACAGTACTTTGTTGCCAACGACTCATTGATCTCTCCACTTCTAGGTTTCATGTGGCCCTTTTTCATTATGCTCTACATATTCCGAAACAAGTAGCTAGGCTATCAAGACCGTTAAATCAAATTGTCATGCTTGTTAAATTGTCATCTTCAGCACAAGCACAAACTTAAAATATACTCTATTTCAATGTGTATTCCCTATTTCACAACTAGAACTTCAGACTACAAATATGCAACAGTACATTGTACTTACTTTAATTTTTtgattaatgatgatgatgaaacaTGTAACCACCTGTGGCCCCTATAGGCTCCGTGCACTACAGTAGGATTCCTCTTTCGTTGCTTTTCAAGACCAATTCCATCTCTGAACACGACCCACTAGTTATCCCCTCTCTGTAACAGAAAAGTGGACATTTTAATGTGCCTACAGCCCAAAGGTGCCATGACCTATTGGTAATTATTTATAGCAAACCAAAAGTACAGCAAAAAAGGTCAAGGCTGGACAACCAGAATATATGTATGTAATCAATCTTATCTCTCATATTTGGTACCCATTGATTTTTATTGTGGGAAGTctgcttttaaattgttttcaTTTACTCTCAGATATGTGGATTGGAGGAATGTTTGAGTGGGTCTGAGGGAAACAGTGCCCTATTGTCTCTGTGTATCAGGAGGACAGAATGACAGTATCCAATGGGCCAAGCTGTCCTCTAGCTCTGTTGTAGTTGGCCCTCTTTCTCATTGGCATCACTCCGAAGTGACTGAAACTTGTTTGCCTGGCACGGCTTCTCATTCTCAACAACAGGTTTACTTTACGGACAGACTTATACTTAGGCTAGTTAATAAAGGCGGCATGGGACAAGTATATTTGACTATGACTTAAATTCCCTCCGCCAGGCTTAACTGACCCCCTTAGAATTTGAAGTGGATTCTTAGTGATTGTTTTGATCTTGGTTATTGATTGAAATCTGAATGTTTATATCCtgcaaacaaaaaaaaacacagatCTGTTTCTGAAACTCCTTTGCAGATTTCCAGAAACCATTTGGGTCACACACAAACCATTCTGTTCCATGAATGGTCCTATATGAGATTCCTGCTATTTAGTGTACACAAAGCAGTGGAATGTTAACACAAATGACAGGTACATTTAAATAAGGCTTAAACACATGTAAATCAGAGATGGAATGATGAGTGTGATCAGAATGTAATGGAGAAAATCAAGTTTGAATTGTATTGTTCCACACCATCAGGCTTTAAAAggtggaatgtaggcctacattgccAATTTTATTATTTTAGCTAGCCTCTGTTGCAACTAGCTAGCTAcgctttactgtactgtatttgcCTCAAGTAGTGGCTCTTGTGCATTCATTAGGAATGTGTTTGAAGTCTGGCAATTATGCAGCATGTTGGGCAAAATGAGGTAAGTGGTGTACTGTTAAACATGAAAGGATTAGGCTTAGGTCTACTTGATTATGTGGGGTCATTGATGATGATATCATACAGTGCAGTATTTTTGACAATATATCGTATTGTTTTGATGATATCGCAATTATTTTTGCATTAGtttgctgtacctgcaccaaaactagtttgttacatcttctttttaaataggtaGCCCATTTGTTAGCAGCACTTTTATTTCAGTGACTGATCaaaacatggctctctcttgtccctctgagGCAAACTAAGTTGGAACATCGATTCGCAATACATATAAAATTGTGAGATTCGCAACATGTATCGTGAgctccctggcaattcccagccgtAGTACACACATAATAATTGAATTATCATGTCTAATGACAATGTTTTAGTTTGTGCATTCATAGAATGTTTTGTTGGTAAATGTCTCAATGCTAATTTTGGTTCCTTTTGTACTCTGCGCTATTTACTACACATTTCATAATTGATTCAATCACTGTCATCTTTGGTGGGGACTGTTATGAGCCAGTTTTATAAGCTGACCTTTCATAAAAGGTGTAAGTCGGCCTTGACACCTTTTTACCTACTTTTAATTCATGTTTTTAAAAGCTGGAGGTGAGAATAATAAaaataatcctcagcaatctacacagagtaccccataatgacaaagtgaaaatagatttttagacatgtttgcatatgtattaaaaataaatgatagaaatgccttatttacataaaccCCCCCAACcactctttttacgctgctgctactctctgttcatcatatatgcatagtcactaactatacattcatgtacatacgacctcaattgggccgaacaaccagtgctcccacactTTGGCTAACCGggttatctgcattgtgtcccgccaacccctctttacgctactgctactctgttcgtcatatatgcatagtcactttaaccatatctacatactacctcaatcaacctgactaaccggtgtctgtatgtagcctcgctacttttatagcctcgctactgtatatagcctgtctttttactgtttcatttctttacctacctattgttcacctaataccttttttgcaccaTTGGttgagcctgtaagtaagcatttcactgtaaggtttacctacacctgttgtattcggctaacgtgacaaataaactttgatttgatttattcagaccctttgctatgagactcaattgagctcaggtgcatcctgtttccattgatcatcattgagtgGTTTCAACTACTtgatttggagtccacctgtggtaaattcaattgattggacatgatttggaaaggcacacacctgtctatataaggtcccacagttgacagtgcatgtcagagcaaaaaccaggcaatgaggttgaaggaattgtccatagagctccgagacaggattgtgtcgaggcacagatctggggaagggtaccaaaaaatgtctgcagcattgaagtaccccaagaacacagtggcctccatcattcttaaatggaagaagtttggagccaccaagactcttcctagagcaggccgcctggccaaactgagcctttagtcagggaggtgaccacgaacccgatggtcactctaacagagcttcagagttcctctgtggagatgggagaaccttccagaaggacaaccatctctgcagcactccactaatcaggcctttatggtagagcgcccagacagaagccactcctcagtaaaaggcacatggcagcccgcttggattgccaaaaggcatctaatgactctcagaccatgagaaaacagattctctggtctgatgaaaccaagattaaactcttcggcctgaatgccaagcatcacatctggaggaaacctgactccatccctacggtgaagcgtgggggtgtttttcagcggtagggacttagactagtcaggatcaagggaaagattaacagagcaaagtacagagatccttgatgaaaacctgttccagagcgctcaggacctcagactggggcaaaggttcaccttccaacaggacaatgacactaagcacacagccaagacgatgctggagtggcttcgggacaagtctctgaatgtccttgagtggcccagccagagcccggactttaacccgatcgaacatctctggagagacctgaaaatagctgtgcagtgaccctccccatccaacctgacagagcttgagacgatcagcagagaagaatggaagaaactctccaaatacaggtgtgccaagcttgtagcttcatacctgATAGGACTtggggctgtaatcgctgccaaaggtgcttcaacaaagtactgagtaaagcgtctgaatacttatgtcaatgtgttatttctgtgttttctatttaatacatttgcaaaaattagACTATGGTTTGTCAtctagggggtattgtgtgtagcttgatgagctttattttttaaaatccattttagaataaggctgtaacaaaatatggaaaaattcAAGCgatctgaatacttcccgaatgcactgtacatgcaaTATTCCCTCAATGTTTtgtcactgagcaaatttcaggtctgctgagcgcaaacttcaATAAGCTACGTAGCCAATAGgcactgcacttgacacatttatgaaattgcttattccagttgctAATAAGCAGGTACCCATTAAAACCTCTTAGCGCACGGATCCCGCTATCAGGATCAAAATCGGCAACATCCGGTGAAGCtggagcgcgccaaattcaaattacaaaattgtaatattagacattcatgaacatacaagtgtcttacatcatttaaaagcttaattGCTTGTTAATCGaaccgcgttgtcagatttcaaaaaggctttacggcgaaagcatatcatgtgattatctgaggacagcgccccacatcaaaatactttttcaaaccagcacaggcgtcacaaagTCCAAAATAGCTCTAAAATAagtcacttacctttgaagatcgtcctctgtttgcaatcccaagggtcccagctacacaatgaatggtagttttgttcgataaagtcctttataTACCAAAAATGTCTGTTTTTTAGTTGgtgcgcttgattcagtaatccactcgttcaacatgcatacaaacgaatccaaaaagttgccagtaaagttcgtccaaacaagtcaaattatgtttctaattaatccttGGGTACTCTAATTATCTAAATAAGCGATACAATTTAAGActgagaatagtatgttcaatagggaagataaataacgaagagcgcgTACCTCATCCACGTGCGCAACAAGACTACTTTTCTAATTAGAGACACCTTgggaaaaactacaactactcgttcatttttcaaaaaacaagcctgaaaccctttctaaagacttttgacatctagtggaagccatagaaaatgcaatctgggagctatttatttgtatatcccatagactagcattgaaatggcctgtgacctcCCCCCAAACAATTCCGGATGAATTTTCtttgggtttttgcctgccatatcagttttgttatactcagacattattttaacagttttagaaacttcaaagtgttttccatccaatgctaccaattatatgcgtatccttctgggcctgagtaacaggcagtttactttgggcacgtcattcatccGAATTTCCGaacactgccccctagccctaagaggttttaagaaaatgtgtgtgcccccaggcctggagggaagcaaaagtcattcaaaacgacaatctgtttcagtagctatatagttagctagctaactatatagctaggtgtcatcatcgaaataaccctaatttataagaccgttatttgattaatggtggtcggacccatccagccacaataaggattagccacaatagtggactttgcggttagccttcaaaataaatgtatggCATAATTCtgctatttgtattcatttgcattactgtcaatgacatacttttattttgaaggcaaaccgtaAATTCCATTATTGTGCCTAGTCCTTATTggggctagcttcacaacacacaaCCCGGtgcggtcgagcctcactagccagatgaagctacctggctgcttataacgttagctttgggcaacagggttaattAGCTGGCcaactatttattttcatgaagttcaatttcaataggtgaaCAACCAGTGGCAAcaagctaatacttactcacaaggattcctatatcattgctaagaataatgaaaatgaatgCAGTTTCTCCTGGTTATTGTTTTCAGGCTgtttgtattggtgctagctaggtaccaagttTAAGCtggctaccccagaagttgcggtcgaacaaatgatgctttattaccaaaGCGGTATTGTAAACGCATCATTCATGGCCGgcgtttgcttgtttgcagaccttttttgtaaaaaaaaaaaaaattaaagctctatttcacctttatttaacaaggtaggccagttgagaacaagttctcatttataactgcgacctggccaaggtaaagcaaagcagtgcgacaaaaacaacagagttacacatgggataaacaaacgtacagtcaataacacaatatatctgtatacagtgtgtgcaaatgaagtaaggaggtaaggcaataaataggccatagtggtgaagtaattacaagttagcaattaacactggagtgataatgTGCAGATGAGCATGTGCAAGTAGAAATCCTGGTGTGCAAAACAGCagaaaaaaacaaatatggggatgaggtagttggttggatgggctatttacagatgggctgtgtacagctgtagcgatcggtaagctgctctgacagctaatgcttgaagttagtgagggagatgtaagtctccaacttcagtgatttttgcaattcgttccagtcattggcagcagagaactggaaggaaaggtggccaaaggagatgtttcgtgtgctacgggtgggtgttgctatggtgaccagtgagctgagaaggcagagctttacctagcaaagacttatagatgacctggagccactGGGGTTGGctacgaatatgtagcgaggaccagccaacgagagcatacaggtcgcaatggtgggtagtatatggggctttggtgacaaaacggatagcactgtgttagactgcatccaatttgctgagtagagtgttggaggctattttgtaaatgacatcaccaaagtcaaggatttgacagtgctactgtatcttttttgacacgcaaagacccaaacagtgttccatagtatgtatgtcgtgaagccaTTACTGTCTAACTccagtagggcaacatctgaaaaatagcgcacttggtagtgtgtaccggtgctcaacCAGTCGGCgaaaagccaacatcacccatgacagagaacggttgattgtcaagggcaatgaattccattatcttggctttaatggattttaCCTTTGAGTTGTcacgctgaaatgttcttactctttcaaatgattGCGCGACTGcttgatccacacagcagacattgtgggctaggttaggaatgctgtgttgcacgtgtagcgtaACATTTTACGTGgagtcattacgtcatgtacctacgttctATAGGTATGCACAGTACCTTTGAAATCAGTTTTTAACATCAgcattaaactagacatcgggccaataccgatgttggcatt includes:
- the LOC120026252 gene encoding V-type proton ATPase subunit G 1-like; this encodes MASQSQGIQQLLQAEKRAAEKVAEARKRKNRRLKQAKEEAQAEIEQYRMQREKDFKTKEAAALGSHGNSAVEVDKETVGKMGSIQTSYQQNREGVLGNLLKMVCDIKPEIHVNYRFAG